In the genome of Candidatus Hydrogenedens sp., the window CGAAATCAACAAATTCAGGTTCACAAATAAACTCAGGGTCAACTTTAGCAATAACTTTCAATTCAATTACAGGATTTTTGAAATCATTAGAAAATATGGTCAAAGTCTTTTCAGAGGAAAATCCTACAACTCTTGCAGGGTAAAGAGTAACAATAAAATATCCCTCTCCATTGGGTGGGATTGCATTTTGTCCAATAGGTATTGTGCCTATAGTACAAGCACAAGTGGTTCGTATATCCTTTAAACTAAGGATGGATTTCCCTCTATTGAATACTTTTACTTTTTTTGTAGTTTCTTTATCGTTTGGAACGGTGCCTAAATCCAGAACCGAACCTGTTTCTAATTCTATTATGGCTGTATTATCAGGATTACTTCCAACAGGGGGAAGAGAAGGGTTATAGGGATTTTCTATATCGTTATCTTGGAGGTTTTGGTTTTGAGATTTGATGACCAGCCAGAATACAAACAATGAACACAGGAAAACAATACCAAAAATAATATATTGAACTTTTTTAATTCGCATAGTTTATTGTCTCGATACTTTTAATATTACTTTATGTTTTTTCTGGAAAATATCAAGATCGGTATCCAGTTGATTGTAAATATTTTCATTGATAGTAATATCTAATTCCATACCCAATAAGAGAGCACCAACTACAGGTTCATAAACGGGCATTACGGGGGTTGCTAATGGGCACTCTCTATGTATAACGGTTGTCATGGCATCCTTTAATACAGGACTAATCCCCTTAAATACACTGCCTGCCATGACCACATCGAAAGGATAGCGAGTCATATCTAATATGCGGGCACATGCATTTACCATTTCTCCTAAATACCTACCTCCCCATTCCAAAATATCACAGGCTATACTGTCTCCTTCATAAGCCGCATCAAAAACTAATTTTGCCATAGGTTGTAAATCAAGATAGGTTAAATTATGTTTATACATTTTATAGAACAATTCATCTACATCTTTACATCCAGACCGTTCTAAAAATTTATCTACTAATTTCGTATATCCGATAATTTTATCTCTATATCTCCATACTGCTTTTAATCCTTCTTGCCCAATACTTGACCCACTCACTTTATCCCCGAAATCTTCACTAATACCCCCAACTCGCGCTTCTTTCCCATCTTTACTTTTACCTGCACAAACACAGCCGGTTCCACAAGCAATGACAATTCCATAAGGATGTTTGGTCCCTCCACGGAGTCCTGCCATTGAGTCATTGCGAAAACATCGAGGAATACTTCCAAATATAGGAGTAAAAATTTCTTCTTCTAACATTACATAATCTTCAGGAATATCGGCTCCTGCTATTCCTAATCCAATACCATTAATATCGGATAATTTTAATCCGGCTTCTTCTAATGCCGACGAAACTGCTTTCTGGATTTCTTGTTTTGCCGGTTCAATTCCGTATGCTTCATAATTTCCAGCTCCAGCTTGTCCAAAACCAAGGATTCTTCCAGATTCGTTCCCAATGAGGACAAAGGTTTTAGTGCCTCCTGCATCAATTCCTAAATAATACCGCATTGCTAACCCTTTCATATTTTTTTGGATATATAAGAAACGCGCAGATACTTACTCTTTACCTGCGCGTATATATTTTCACTTTTATATCTTAAAAATTCAATTCGTGTTATCGATTAGAAAGATTTTGCAGTTTTTCTAAGTCCGATTTTGCCTGTTCTGCGGCAGCGGATAATGGATATTTGTCAATCAACTCTTTTAATATTTGAATTGCTCTATCATTTTGACCTAACCTTGAATAGGCTACTGCTTGATTCTGTAACGCAGTGGGTATTTTTTGATGATTGGGATAATTATTCTTCAAGACATCAAATTCCTGAATAGCTTCCTGATATTTGTTTAAATTCATCAGGGATTTTGCTTTCCAGAATATTGCGTTAGGAGTTGTTTCCTGTGTCGGAAACATTTTGATGTGTTTATCAAACCGAACAAATGCTTCCTCATATTTCTCATTGGCAAACAATTTTTGAGCCTCATTGTAATCCTCTTTAGGGTCAATTGTAGTTGTTGCTTGTTCTGCAGGAGGTTCTGCTATGGTTTGAGGTTGCGTTGTAGTAACAGGTGGATTAGGTGCCTCTGTTTTTGGAGCAGGTGCTCCTGTTTTTGGAGCAGATGCTGTCGTTTGCGTGGGTACTGTTGGAGCCGAAGGAGGAACTTGTATAGGAGGGGCTTGGGCTGAACTGGGTGGCAAAATTTCTACATTACCCATTGCTTCTTTGGGGGCTCCTGAAGTAGACGGTTGAGCAGAAACTCCACCTACAGATAAATTCAGATGGCGATATAATGTAGTTTTTAACTCGTTTAAATCTTTACTTAATTGGGATATTTTTACCTGGTTTTCTTCAATCACAGACTGTAAAGATTTCATAGTCTGCTCATTCTCTTGAAGTTTAACCGAGAGATCTGCAAAAGTCGTATTTATCCCATCAAAACCTTTATCTAATTTTGTAACACGGCGGTGCATATCATATATAACGGTTTCTACTTGTTTGCCACCTGTAGTTCCACATGAAGTAGCTAAAAAAATAAATAAACATACAAGCCCAAAAGATATGCACCGCACTATGTTCATATTCTTATCTCCTAAATAATTTGAATAATATCTTATTGTAATCTTTACCCAATTATAAAACTTTTACTGGGCACGATTAAACTCTACACGACGATTTTTTGCCCATGCAGCCTCATTATGTCCTGGGTCTGCGGGGAATTCTTCACCGTAGCTAATAGTAACTAACCGTTCTCCCGGTATCCCTAACTTAATAAGATAATCACGAACTGCAAGGGCTCTTCTTTCACCTAATGCAAGGTTATATTCTTGTGTTCCGCGTTCATCGCAATGACCCGCCAACTGAATTATAACGCCCGGTACTTGTTTAATTTTCTCTGCATTTTTTTGCAGGGTTGCTATCGCATCCGGACGAAGGGACGAACTATCATAATCAAAATATACTGTTTCTAATCCGTATTTACTACCGGGAGTAAATAATAATTTTTCCAAATCTAATTCTGGTTGTCCTTCGCCACTCGGTTTTTCTGTTGATGTTGTTCCAATACCTGTGTCAATTGGAGCACCTTTTTTATGTTTACAGGCGGTGCCCGTTAGGACTAATGATACTAAAACAATGGCTAATACTGTGAAATACAAATTCTTTTTAAACATTGAAGAACCTCCTCTTGTAAAGAGTTAAAGTTTAATTTTAAGTTTATTTTGTTGTGTTACTAATTGTTGCCTGCTTGATAGGTAGGCTTCCAGAAAGGTAAATCTATTATAAATCATTTTAACCAGGAAAAACAAGTTAACTATAAATTATAATTACAATACAAATAAAAAAGTTTCAAAAATATTTACTTTTTGTAATAGTTTTTTTGATTGCAGTAATATAAGTGATTTGAAGTCCTGTTATTTTAAATTTGTAACTATAGGTGAAATGAAATGGACAACATAATATTGACAATTGATGATTTGAATTTATCTGTTCAAAATAAAAAGATTTTGAGAGGAATAAAAATGGAAATATGGGCAGGACATATCCATGCCATTATAGGTCCAAACGGTGCAGGAAAATCTACATTGGTTTCTACTGTTATGGGTTTACCGGGATATAAACCTGAACAAGGGAAAATTTGCTTTTTAGGAGAAGATATTACGAACTTGCCTGTATTTGATAGAGCACAGCGCGGACTTACTTTAGCATGGCAAGAACCCGCACGATTTGAAGGACTTTCTGTAGAAAAATTTATTTTAACAGGAGCCAAAAATAAATGTCATAAAAGAGCAGAAGAAGTTTTAGAAATGGTAGGTCTTGACCCACATAAATACCTAAACAGGGCTGTAGATAAAACTTTGAGTGGTGGAGAGAGAAAACGCATCGAATTGGCTTCCATCATTGCTATGGAACCCAAATTAATCTTGTTAGATGAACCGGATTCCGGGATTGATATTGATGCGTTAGAAAAAATATTTTCTCTATTGAAGAAATTAAAACAAGATGGGATTACCATTGTCGCTATAACACATAGTCTCGCTGTTCTTAATCAAGCAGACCATGCTTTTTTGATGTGTTGTGGAAAAATTTTGGATAAAGGAGATATAAACCGAATAGCCTCCTATTTCCAGAACAAATGTATCCCATGTAATCATGATAGATTCATAACTTCAACAATGGAAACAGCACCATAAATTAAAAAAGGAAATGGAATGAATAATAGTAATACTGCATTGGAATTATTGAAATCATTAGGTATAGATATTGGACATGTTTTTCCAGAAGATGTGGCAAAAATACAGGTTCATCAAAACAAAGTCGTAGGGCTCCATCTCGTTCCTGGCCTACGCGTTCAAGCAGATGAAATGAAAGATGGAATTGAAGCCGAGATTTTGATAGAAAAAGGAATGAAAATAGAGAAACCCATTCATATATGTTTCGGTGTATTGCCCGAGGAAGGATTACAAAAGGTAAAACTTCACATCCGTGCTCAAGAAGAATCCAAGGCAATGATACTGGCTCATTGCACCTTTCCTAATGCCCGTCAGGTAAAACATATAATGGATGCCGATATAGAGATAGAACCCCATGCTCATTATGCCTATTTTGAGAGACATGTCCATGGACCTAAAGGAGGCGTAGATGTTATTCCTAACGCCAAAATTCATGTTCAGGAAGGAGCAGAATTTTCAACAGAATTTGAATTAATAAAAGGTGCTGCTGGCAATATCGAATTTCAATACGAAGTAAATGCAGAAGCACAAAGTAAGACAGAAATGACAGCCCGAATTTCAGGAACGAATAATGACCAAATTCGTTTGCACGAAATAGTGCATTTACTTGGGGAATATTCAACGGGTGTTATTGTCTCCCATATTGCATTAAAACAATATGCTATAGCAGATATTGAAAACACTCTGGTGGCTCATGCTCCGTTTTCCCGAGGACATGTAGATTGTAAAGAAATTGTTGTGGGAAATGCGCAGGCAAAGGCAGTTCCAACAGTCTTGGTTAAAAATCCTACGGCACATGTTACTCATGAAGCGGCAATAGGGAGTGTTGATGCGAAACAATTGGTAACTCTTATGGCTCACGGATTAAACGAAGATGAAGCAACAGATTTAATTATTGAAGGACTGCTCAGTAAAAAACAAAATTGGCAGAATATGATAAAAGAAATAGAATAAGGTTTTGTTGGGCGAGAAGTATAAATGAAAAAGTGCCGGGAGAGGGAGTCGAACCCTCACGAGGGGTTAAGCCTCGTCGGATTTTGAGTCCGATGCGTCTGCCAATTTCGCCATCCCGGCATCGTTGTATAGAAGATTATAAAAAAATCGGGATAAAAATTCAAATTTTAAATTTATAACGCGTTTATTAATTGCTTTTATATGTGTTTTTAAGTATTTATATATGGCTATATAATATTATTTGTATTTATTCGTTATTTGTATAAATTTATAAATTTTTATATTCTTTTGTAATTAAATGTGTTTTAAGTTAATTACAAGTTCAAAAAATTATACTTGACCTTTTTGGGTAACTTATGTTAGAATAAATCAAATATTGAATACTAACCTTCAGGGCAGGGTGAAATCCCCGACCGGCGGTAATAGCCCGCGAGCAGAGATGCCGATTCGGTGAAATTCCGAAGCCGACGGTTAAAGTCCGGATGGAAGAAGCGTTAGTGAAAAGATGAATACTTCTTAGTCGCAATGGGAATTCTTTGCAGCGGCCATTTGCGGCTTTTTCCAAAAGCCCTGATAGGTTAATCCTATCAGGGCTTTTTAATTTTTTAGGATAAACATTTTTATAAGCGAAAAATATGGAAGAAGAAGTTACCAAAGATTTATATTACATGCGAAGAGCATTAGAACTTGCTGAGAAAGGCAAGGGAAGGACATCTCCTAATCCTATGGTAGGATGTGTTATTGTTAAGAATGGTAAGATTATTGGAGAAGGTTATCATCAGAAAGCAGAAAGTCCACATGCAGAAATTGTTGCTCTGAATAATGTTGTAGAAGATACTTATAATTCTACCATCTATGTTACACTTGAACCTTGCACTCATTTTGGGAAAACTCCACCGTGTATATCAAAAGTTATAGAAGCCCGACCTAAAAGAGTAGTTATTGCTATGCAAGACCCTAATCCGCTTGTTTCGGGGAAGGGAATTGAAATGCTTAAATCCTCAGGTATTGATGTACTTGTAGGTGTTTTGGAAGAAGAGGCCCGAAAATTGAATGAGATATTCATTAAATACATTACTCAGAAAGTCCCCTTTGTAATTGCCAAATGGGCTATGACTATGGATGGGAAAATAGCCACGATTACAGGTGATTCTAAATATATCAGTGATTTAGATTCGCTAAAAATTGTTCATAGTATAAGAAATGAAGTAGATGCGGTATTGGTTGGAGGGAAAACTGTTCTTGTAGATAATCCTCTTTTAACGGTAAGGCACATTGATGGAGATTATAAAAATCCAATACGGATTCTTCTCGATACTAAAAATAGGTTATCAGAGGACTTAAATGTTTTCAAAGATAGAAAAGTAGCCCCTACATGGGTTGCAACAACTTATAACCGAAATTATTCTTTCGTAGATAGGATTATTGAGTTAAAATCTACAGAAAAAGGACATGTCCCGCTAACGGAATTAATGCAAGAATTAGGTAAGTTGGAAATCTCCTCCGTTTTAATAGAGGGAGGAGGAAGTGTATTCGCATCTGCATTTCAGGAAAGAATTGTTGATAAAGTCTATACCTTTATATGTCCGAAAATTTTTGGAGGAGAAAATGCAATTAGTCCTGTTATGGGCACCGGTATTGCCCAAAAAGTTAATGATGCATTAAAACTAAAAATTGCCTCTGTAAAGAAATTAAATCAGGATGTTTTGATTGAGTCCTATGT includes:
- a CDS encoding SufD family Fe-S cluster assembly protein encodes the protein MNNSNTALELLKSLGIDIGHVFPEDVAKIQVHQNKVVGLHLVPGLRVQADEMKDGIEAEILIEKGMKIEKPIHICFGVLPEEGLQKVKLHIRAQEESKAMILAHCTFPNARQVKHIMDADIEIEPHAHYAYFERHVHGPKGGVDVIPNAKIHVQEGAEFSTEFELIKGAAGNIEFQYEVNAEAQSKTEMTARISGTNNDQIRLHEIVHLLGEYSTGVIVSHIALKQYAIADIENTLVAHAPFSRGHVDCKEIVVGNAQAKAVPTVLVKNPTAHVTHEAAIGSVDAKQLVTLMAHGLNEDEATDLIIEGLLSKKQNWQNMIKEIE
- the ribD gene encoding bifunctional diaminohydroxyphosphoribosylaminopyrimidine deaminase/5-amino-6-(5-phosphoribosylamino)uracil reductase RibD → MEEEVTKDLYYMRRALELAEKGKGRTSPNPMVGCVIVKNGKIIGEGYHQKAESPHAEIVALNNVVEDTYNSTIYVTLEPCTHFGKTPPCISKVIEARPKRVVIAMQDPNPLVSGKGIEMLKSSGIDVLVGVLEEEARKLNEIFIKYITQKVPFVIAKWAMTMDGKIATITGDSKYISDLDSLKIVHSIRNEVDAVLVGGKTVLVDNPLLTVRHIDGDYKNPIRILLDTKNRLSEDLNVFKDRKVAPTWVATTYNRNYSFVDRIIELKSTEKGHVPLTELMQELGKLEISSVLIEGGGSVFASAFQERIVDKVYTFICPKIFGGENAISPVMGTGIAQKVNDALKLKIASVKKLNQDVLIESYVIK
- a CDS encoding BadF/BadG/BcrA/BcrD ATPase family protein, whose product is MRYYLGIDAGGTKTFVLIGNESGRILGFGQAGAGNYEAYGIEPAKQEIQKAVSSALEEAGLKLSDINGIGLGIAGADIPEDYVMLEEEIFTPIFGSIPRCFRNDSMAGLRGGTKHPYGIVIACGTGCVCAGKSKDGKEARVGGISEDFGDKVSGSSIGQEGLKAVWRYRDKIIGYTKLVDKFLERSGCKDVDELFYKMYKHNLTYLDLQPMAKLVFDAAYEGDSIACDILEWGGRYLGEMVNACARILDMTRYPFDVVMAGSVFKGISPVLKDAMTTVIHRECPLATPVMPVYEPVVGALLLGMELDITINENIYNQLDTDLDIFQKKHKVILKVSRQ
- the ybgF gene encoding tol-pal system protein YbgF; amino-acid sequence: MNIVRCISFGLVCLFIFLATSCGTTGGKQVETVIYDMHRRVTKLDKGFDGINTTFADLSVKLQENEQTMKSLQSVIEENQVKISQLSKDLNELKTTLYRHLNLSVGGVSAQPSTSGAPKEAMGNVEILPPSSAQAPPIQVPPSAPTVPTQTTASAPKTGAPAPKTEAPNPPVTTTQPQTIAEPPAEQATTTIDPKEDYNEAQKLFANEKYEEAFVRFDKHIKMFPTQETTPNAIFWKAKSLMNLNKYQEAIQEFDVLKNNYPNHQKIPTALQNQAVAYSRLGQNDRAIQILKELIDKYPLSAAAEQAKSDLEKLQNLSNR
- a CDS encoding ABC transporter ATP-binding protein: MDNIILTIDDLNLSVQNKKILRGIKMEIWAGHIHAIIGPNGAGKSTLVSTVMGLPGYKPEQGKICFLGEDITNLPVFDRAQRGLTLAWQEPARFEGLSVEKFILTGAKNKCHKRAEEVLEMVGLDPHKYLNRAVDKTLSGGERKRIELASIIAMEPKLILLDEPDSGIDIDALEKIFSLLKKLKQDGITIVAITHSLAVLNQADHAFLMCCGKILDKGDINRIASYFQNKCIPCNHDRFITSTMETAP
- the pal gene encoding peptidoglycan-associated lipoprotein Pal, whose amino-acid sequence is MFKKNLYFTVLAIVLVSLVLTGTACKHKKGAPIDTGIGTTSTEKPSGEGQPELDLEKLLFTPGSKYGLETVYFDYDSSSLRPDAIATLQKNAEKIKQVPGVIIQLAGHCDERGTQEYNLALGERRALAVRDYLIKLGIPGERLVTISYGEEFPADPGHNEAAWAKNRRVEFNRAQ